The following proteins come from a genomic window of Populus alba chromosome 12, ASM523922v2, whole genome shotgun sequence:
- the LOC118044816 gene encoding protein LATERAL ORGAN BOUNDARIES, with translation MASSSYNSPCAACKFLRRKCMPGCIFAPYFPPEEPQKFANVHKIFGASNVTKLLNELLPHQREDAVNSLAYEAEARVRDPVYGCVGAISFLQRQVQRLQKELDAANSDLIRYACSEISSALPAPPGASSIQSMAPRQRPIEYNRRMGNEGGNYHAPGMPFPYTLPWNDNPSGDNNEGEGGGSNM, from the coding sequence ATGGCTTCATCCAGCTACAACTCTCCCTGTGCTGCCTGCAAGTTCTTGAGGAGAAAATGTATGCCAGGCTGCATCTTTGCACCTTACTTCCCACCAGAGGAGCCTCAAAAATTCGCCAATGTTCACAAGATCTTTGGAGCAAGCAATGTGACAAAGCTCCTCAATGAGCTTCTCCCTCACCAAAGAGAGGATGCAGTGAACTCTCTTGCCTATGAAGCTGAGGCAAGAGTAAGGGACCCGGTTTACGGCTGTGTTGGTGCTATCTCCTTTCTCCAGAGACAAGTTCAAAGGCTCCAAAAGGAACTCGATGCAGCCAATTCTGATCTAATTCGCTATGCCTGCAGTGAAATCTCATCTGCATTGCCTGCACCACCAGGGGCAAGCTCAATTCAATCAATGGCTCCTCGTCAGAGGCCAATTGAGTATAATAGAAGGATGGGCAACGAAGGGGGTAACTATCATGCTCCTGGCATGCCATTTCCTTACACTCTTCCTTGGAATGATAACCCTTCAGGTGATAACAATGAAGGAGAAGGAGGAGGGAGCAACATGTGA